The following are encoded together in the Actinoplanes sp. N902-109 genome:
- a CDS encoding carbohydrate ABC transporter permease, whose amino-acid sequence MTTSAPPATPLPAPIKAESTAAFARRKLTSPWASLAAVVIAVLWTLPTFGLLVSSFRPERAIKTTGWWTFFSNPTLTFDNYRAVLDADEGAGLGAYFVNSLVITIPSVLIPLTLATIAAYAFAWIKFPGRNLLFLVIFALQIVPLQVTLIPLLTLYVDAGLANTFWTIWLSHSIFGLPLAIYLLHNFMREIPTSLLEAARVDGAGHVAIFFRVLLPLLRPALAAFAIFQFLWVWNDLLVALTFAGGGDAVAPITVALANLSGTRGTAWHLLSAGAFVSMLVPVTIFLLLQRYFVRGLLAGGVKG is encoded by the coding sequence ATGACCACGTCAGCCCCACCGGCCACCCCGCTGCCGGCGCCCATCAAGGCGGAGTCGACCGCCGCGTTCGCCCGGCGCAAGCTCACCTCGCCGTGGGCCTCGCTGGCGGCGGTGGTCATCGCCGTACTGTGGACGTTGCCGACCTTCGGCCTGCTCGTCTCGTCGTTCCGGCCGGAACGCGCGATCAAGACGACGGGCTGGTGGACGTTCTTCTCCAACCCGACGCTGACGTTCGACAACTACCGCGCGGTGCTGGACGCCGACGAGGGTGCCGGGCTGGGCGCGTACTTCGTCAACTCCCTCGTGATCACCATCCCCTCGGTGTTGATCCCGTTGACGCTGGCGACCATCGCGGCCTATGCCTTCGCCTGGATCAAGTTCCCGGGCCGCAACCTGCTGTTCCTGGTGATCTTCGCCCTGCAGATCGTGCCGCTGCAGGTCACGCTGATCCCGCTGCTCACCCTGTACGTGGACGCCGGGCTGGCGAACACGTTCTGGACGATCTGGCTGTCGCACTCCATCTTCGGGCTGCCGCTGGCCATCTACCTGCTGCACAACTTCATGCGGGAGATCCCGACGTCCCTGCTGGAGGCCGCCCGGGTGGACGGTGCCGGCCATGTGGCGATCTTCTTCCGGGTCCTGCTGCCGCTGCTGCGGCCGGCCCTGGCGGCGTTCGCCATCTTCCAGTTCCTCTGGGTGTGGAACGACCTGCTGGTCGCTCTGACCTTCGCGGGTGGCGGCGACGCGGTCGCGCCGATCACGGTGGCCCTGGCCAACCTGAGCGGCACCCGCGGCACCGCCTGGCACCTGCTGTCCGCCGGTGCGTTCGTGTCCATGCTGGTCCCGGTGACGATCTTCCTGCTGCTGCAGCGCTACTTCGTCCGCGGCCTGCTCGCCGGTGGCGTCAAGGGCTGA